ACCGCGGACGGGACCGTCGAGTCGGTACTCTCGCTGCTGACCCGGATCGGCCGGCGCGCGGTGGTGGTCCGTGACGCCCCCGGGTTCGTGACCAGCCGGCTGCTGCACCCGATGATCAACGACGCGGCGCGGGTGGTCGGCGCCGGCACCGCCACCGTCGAGGACGTGGACACCCTGATGCAGGGCTGCCTCGGGCATCCGACGGGCCCGCTGCGCACCGCGGACCTGATCGGCATCGACAACCTCGTCGACGCTCTGGAGGCGCTGTACGCCCGGACCGGTGACGAGCGGTGCCGTCCCAGCGAACTCCTTCTCGAAAAGGTCCGGCGAGGCGAACTCGGCCGAAAGAGCGGCCGCGGCTTCTACAACTACAGTGAGGCACAGTCATGACAGCGGAACAGCAGACCGACAAGGCGCCCTTCGACGTGGACGCCGTCATCGACGAGATCACCGGGTTCGTGGCCGAGCAGACCCGCACCAGGCCCGGGGTGGACCAGGATCTCTTCGTCACCGGGGTCGCCAACTCCATGTTCGCCATGCAGCTGGTCGTGTTCCTTGAGCAGACCTTCTCCGTGACGGTCGCCGGACCGGACTTGCAGCTGACCAACTTCCGCACGGTCGAGAGCATGGCCGCGCTCGTCGGCCGGCTCCGGGCGGAGTCCGCCGCAGCCAGCGATGTCTGAGCCGCTCCGGCCGGGGAGCGAGGACATCTGGCGTCTCGTCGAGG
This sequence is a window from Streptomyces rubradiris. Protein-coding genes within it:
- a CDS encoding acyl carrier protein produces the protein MTAEQQTDKAPFDVDAVIDEITGFVAEQTRTRPGVDQDLFVTGVANSMFAMQLVVFLEQTFSVTVAGPDLQLTNFRTVESMAALVGRLRAESAAASDV